A segment of the Manihot esculenta cultivar AM560-2 chromosome 13, M.esculenta_v8, whole genome shotgun sequence genome:
CCACTGCACACAATGTCATAGTCTTTGCACCCCTATGACATCTCTGCACATAGGCGTGTTCGGCACCCAAGATGCCGAACATGCCACGCATCAGCCACGAAAGAGCACATTCTTTTGacatacaaaatttaaaaatatttttgaattttgcgtgatttaataattatttttattcatacaTCGCACATCCTTTTaacacataaaatttaaaaatatttttaaactctATGAtcatttgataattatttttattatgatacatgaataaaaaaaaaactcaataatCCATTATTGGATTTCAAAAAATCACAATTATCCAAATTGCTACTACTTTACAACATCAACCCTCCAATCCAAGAATTGTTTCTTAATACTCGCTAAAAACTAATCTACACATcagaaaatgaaattttcacCCTATGTTTGATTGCTGAGAAAGTGTTTTCTCGCTCTGTCTATCAATTTTCTCAGCATCCAATCAGCGTCTATGCTGAATTCATATTTGCCTGTCCTTCTAGAACTCGCAGCAAATGACACGGCAAAATTACTGTGTGCCCTTTCATTGCTGAGGTCACCATGAAACCCTCGCCGATTCGCTTTCCGATAACCACGCttcccatccttcttctttggcCTCGACTCCGGGTTTCATATCCCCTCAATACAACCTCCGCCGTTGGAGAACTCGCTGGAGAATTCCGAGACCAAGAAGCTACTGGAGACATGAGCGGTGGATCACACCGACGATCAATATGCTCCTCCTGGAAATTAGACTCAACCCCGGCAACAAGAATCCCCTCGAGACCATGCACCGCAATGTCCGTCCCAATAAAAATATCCGGAACCGAGACCCGAACTCCATCCAACGTCAGAGACTCTGAAACGGTACCCTTATCAGTAAAAATAGACTTGTTGATGGAGATACGGTTAGGAGGGACGAGAGTGTCAAGGTAAGGACTGCCCCGGATACTTCGCAGGTCGGACATGGAGAGGCGTAAAGGGGACATATGGCGGAGGAGGGAGCGGATGTAAAGAGGGGCGGTGGAGGAGAGGTCAAGAGAGTATATGAGAGGGTCCGGAGGGGAGAAGAgggtaaatttgaaatttaaagagaggaggaggaggcggaGATCCGATGTGGTGATGGCGTTGGGGAAGAGGGTGTAGCCACGAGATCGGAGGGCGAACAAGGCGGAGTCGAGCTGTTGGCTCGTGAGACTGGCCGTGGCGGTTTTGGAGCCGAGAATAAACAGAGTAAAGAAAAGCAGGAGATTATCCATTGTTGCAGGGAGAGAAGGTTGAGTCGGTTGGCGTTGGCGGGCTttggttttgagttcttgatgGTGATAGAGTTCTTATTCCATGTATCGCGGAAGTTGTagaactttttctttcaatgGGATGGTAGCCGTTGGATGACAAATATAGTGTGTTGAGATGGAGCCTGACTTGTTTCAATTCAACTTTAGGCCCATTTTCAGTGGAATTTTCTTGTATACAATACAAGCGGCAATATTACGTGAGCAATGTTGTTTAATtgacaataaatttaataatttagacTCTTTcagcataaaataatttatatttaaaaaatattttttaataagataatttattttatattatttaattttaatttaaaaaataaaatttattaataaatttatatatgaaatttttaataaaaatattaaaatataaaaaaaataaatttttaaataaattattttttattaattaaatttattttttaaaataaattattttttattaataaataatttttattgactaaaatttttaaatattttaaactcaaaaaatataaaaaaaatatttttttcaaaaataaagagaaccaaaaaatataaaaaatatttttctaagaaaATAAACGgaactttaataaaaattaattttaattaacaaaaattattaacaGCCAATCTTCTTGAATATCTAGGAAATTTAATAATCTTCCTTGAATATCATGGCCAATCTTCTTgaatctaataaaaaaaatccaagAATAAGAGAAACAAAGAGAGGAAGAGgcttggaaaaggaaaaaaaaacaaaaaacaaaagagGAAGAGGCTGTTATTTATTACAATACACCAATTTACAAAAGCTCCTCTTCTCTTCATACAGATAATTTACAGAGATTACAGCTACCCCTAAGAACTATCTAATAAACCTAACAATTCACACATATCAGAGGGAAGAAAGAGTAGGAACAGTACAGTATAACTTGGCCCAAAACAAAAGATTTAGAAACAGATAAGTTCATGGCTGAGATGAGGAGCTTTCCATATCTATCACAAATCGGTACTTGACATCAGATTTGGCAAGCCTATCCATGGCTTTGTTGATTTCATCAATTCTGATCACTTCAACATCTGCAGTTATGTTGTGCTTTGCACAAAACTCCAGCATCTCCTCAGTCTCTTTTACCGATCCTATGTTGCTTCCTCCGACGAGCCTCCGCCCTGACATAGTTTTATTCGTTTACATATGCATTTGAAAAAGGGTATCACAAGCTCGATCTcatatgaaattaaatattttcttttacttgTTATAACCCTAGTTACTGGTTCTATGCCATTTAGTTTCAGGATCAGTAACAATCAACTTACGCAAAACCAGAGGAAAAACAGGCAGCTCCAGGGGCCTATTAGGTAAGCCTAATGTGATAAGCTTTCCATTTGCCTTGAGCAGACTAAGAAGCGGTGCCAGGGGATGAACTGCAGACACTGTATCAATGATGTAATCCATAGTTCCAGTAGCTCCCTGCACACTGGCAACATAAATCAACGGCATCTCCCACAAATGTTATAATTTGTAGTTCATTTCTCATTCTAACATTTTGTAGAACATGTTAGATTGTTAAGCAAGCATTAGAAGCAATTTCTATATTCATTTGTAGTttcaaattttgtatataattgaTAAGCCGGTTGACAAATACCTTCATTTTTTCCGAGTCGCTGCTAACGATGAACGCATCAGCGCCAAGTTTACTAATTGCTTCACTCTCCTTACCTGGTGAGGAACTAATGACAGTAACTCTCAACCCAAAGGCCTTAGCAATCTTCACGGCGAGATGTCCAAGCCCACCGAGCCCTGCTACTCCCAAATGTTTTCCTGGTTCAGTCATTCCATAATATTTCATTGGACTGTACACTGTGATCCCAGCACATAACAATGGTGCACCAGCATCAGAAGGTAAGCCATCAGGAAAGTGAAACACAAAGTGTTGGTTGGCAACAATGGAATCCGCATAACCACCACTAGTGATCGTCCCATCAATGTCAATGGAGTTGTAAGTAAATATAATTCTAGGGCAGTAATTTTCCAGACCCTGGTTGCAGTACTCGCATGACATGCAGGAGCCTGCCATAACCCCAACACTGACCCTATCACCCACTTTAAATTTCTTCACATTGTTCCCAACTTTTGTCACAGTGCCGACAATTTCATGCCTGTAAGAAGCGAAAGACCAAAGGGTATTAACCCAAACGTGAATATCAAAGAAAACATTTAGTTACAGAGCGAATATCAATggacaaaataaataagaaaaaaattgcaATCCCGTTAGGTAAATCAAATGTTAAATATCTGGGAAAAGcatataaaagaggaaatcataCCCTGGAACAAGAGGGTAACGGGTAATACCCCAATCGTTCCTGCAAAATTTCAAGTCGGAGTGACACACACCACAGTACATGATTTTTACACTCACATCTTCAACACCATTTTCCCTGCCAAAGTTCAAAACTCAGTTATAgtaattgataataataatataataacatGAGAGATTTGCAAGAACGTCCTGCTATTACTACTATTTATTTACCcatatgttttttattttgttagatACTTTATGCGTCCCATTcacttttaattatttcaatatatatattttgttagtcaaattttaaataaatagtaatttatcttccattatttcatgaaaaatattttgcatTTCATGATATTTGCCACATCCTAGAATTagagaaaattaagaaaatgacCTAAGTCGTTTCGAGGAGTCGTTTTtcatattttgataattttattaaaattaaaatataaatttattaatggattttattttttcaataatgaaAAATGAGTTATTttgtgtaaaaatattttaaatgaaaaatattttctgcatGCAAATCAAACTTAGTTCTTGAAACTAATCACTCTTAACACTTTCAATATTTTGAAAAatccattaaaacattttttccaaactattttagtctttttcttAAATACTAATGCCTAAACTAAGATACGAATCAAGATATATGGAATTATTAATAACAATAACAACAGTTTTcttaaagaaataaatttaattaaatctttatactatattttcatttaaaggtttaaaaagtcaaataaactcaaataaaagtgttaataaaatcaaataaatcactttaaataaaagttaaataaattaatttaatttttattggccaattaaattatatacttTATATAAGTctcaatttaatataatatttttaaaaaataaaatattattttttaaaatttgaaatataaaaatttagaattttaattgatataaatttttaaaaaaaatatatataagaaatgataaataatttttattataaaaatatttattattaaaaaaatattatattgaattaagatttatttgatctttaaaaagaataaaggaagttaattgacaaaaaaattgaataaaagtatacggatttatttaaatttatttatttatttaatccaccctaataataaaatataaacaaaaacacaataaactaaaataaataggaCTATAAGAGAgagactttaaaaaataaaataaaagcctCAAAGCATATTCTGATAACTAACCAAATCTAAAGGGAAGAGATGAAACCCATTCCTTTTCTTTTCGATTCCATCAGAAGAAGGAAAATGCGAAGAAAACGAAACACTtacaagaagaagagaaagaaaaatagataCCTTCGAGAGAAATGGATGGGAGAGAGGATTCCAGACGAATCTCTGGCAGCCCAACCGAAAGCCTTTTGTTGTGGGATTTGTGATTCTAGTGATTTTGCCATTTTCCCTGTTTCTCTGCACTCGATATCTCTGCAATTGAAATGGATGATAGCAAGATAGACTCTAGAGTATTTATAGCAAGGGATAAGCTATCTTCTACACCGTTCATGCCTATGATTCACCTAGTCGTTCGTCACCTTTTTATTGGGTGCATGTATTGcatcataattaattatttaatatttatttttttaactgaataaataatataaatatataaaattaaaaacttaaataatatataactaaaattaCCGATTAATATTTTAAAGGCAACTGCAAATTTTTCCATGTGGTTAGAGGTGATAATAAAGAGATTGATTTTCTAATAGTAAAAACGGTGATGACAGGAGAAGAAAAATTATAGATGATATCCATGTATAAATTTTTGACACAGGATGATCTGTCGACTGATAAATGGTCGGCTAAATAGGTAATATAAAAATTCTCCAAATATGCACTTATTAATGGTCAGTTGTACAGGAGATTCTCAATTCAACTATGGCTATGATATGTAACAGAAGATGAGAGCtgataaatcatcaaaaaactTCATGAAGGTAATTGAGGAGACCACGAATCCTTAAAAAAATTCATGAAGGAATTGTGGAGACCACGAAGGAGTTTGGACAATCGGCCGGAAAGCATTCAGACAAAGATACTATTGGCCAATGATAATGACAGACGCAAAAGAGCTTGTCCAAAGGTGTCATCGATGTCAAGCGCATGCAAGCACTCCTGAGATTTCAGGAAGTTATGAagaaatgcaattcaatttgaATCAAGCCGAGTATTTACGAGAAAATGCTGCAATCAAAATGGCGATTCACAGAAGCAAAATGACCACAGTTTTCAACAGTAAGGTCAAGTCATATGCTTTTAATGTGGGGGACTCAgtctttaaaagaaaaaatgcaACAAATGTCGAGTTTGGTAAATTAGGCGAAAACTGAAAAAGATCATTCAAGGTCTCGAAGGTTATTCATCTAGGGTCTTATAAACTGACCAAACTAGATGGCCGAGTCATTCCTCACTCCTGGAATATTTGtacaataacaattaataatgtatttttcatATGTTATTCAGTGACAAGGAACGAGGGGGTCGCCTTATTCAAAAAGGATTAAAGAGTATTCATTAAAGACTATAAGGCGGGTTCCTTCATGCCATAATTTGGGTGTCGGTCACACTAATTAAGGCAGGCCACAAGGTAGGAATCCGTCAGGccatccgagtgttagtcctacAACActaggcattttatgccaagccACAAGGTGGAAATCTGTCAAGCCATCCAAGTGTTAGTCCCACAATAAAAGGAATCTCATGCCAGGACACAAGGCAAAAATTCATCAAGCCATCCGGGTGTCAGTCCAGCATCACAAGACATCTCATGTCAGACCATAAGGCAGGAATTCGTCAGACCATCCGGGTGCCAGTCCTGCATCACAAGGCACCTCATGCTAAGCCACATGGCGAAAATTCATCAGGCCATCCGAGTGTTAGTTCCTTATAACAAGGCATTGCATTAGTCCCGCATAACAAGGTATCTCATGTCAGGCCACAAGGTAGGAATCCATCAGGCCATCCAGATGTTAGTCTCACATAACAAGATATTTCATAGCCAAGGCACAAGGTGGGTTCTACCAGGCCGAtcaaccgggtgttagtcccactaaaaggccacaaggcgggaatccatcaggccattcgggtgttagtcccccTTAATAAGGCATCTAATACTATGACACAAGGCAAGAATCCGTCAGGCCATTCGGATGTTAGTCTCACTAAAAGGTCACAGTCGGGAATCTATCAAGCTAGCCAGGTATTAGTCCTGCATAACAAGGTATCTCATGCCAAACCACAAATCGAGAATCTGTCAGGTCaattgggtgttagtcccacataacaaggcatctcatACCAAGCCACAAAGTGGAAATTCGACAGGCCATCCGGGTGTTAGTTCTACATAACAAGGCATTTCAtagccaggccacaaggcaggctTCGTCAGGTCGAccaaccgagtgttagtcccatttcacaatctaaggcatttcatgcctaggccacaaggcgggtatgagCCAAGCCACGTGTCTAGGCATTGGTCTCGTTTTACAAAAAGTCTCTAAGGAATTTGTCACTATTATTACAATCACCCCCATAATCCAAAATGTTTGAAAAGGAAGAAGGCCCACTATAGGCGGACGAGAATTTTTTATGATCGGCGAAGGCGAAACGGACTGCTAAACGAGCAAGTGAAGTTCGCAAGGAGGAAAATGACCAGAAACTCACCAGGGCTAgtcaatgtaacgacccgaaaatccggaccgctaccggcgctaggatccaggtcggcataaggccgccgggacccgtagcaagcctaacattcatcctgtaaacctgtttaattccacacatgatcaacaacatacataaaaatttgaacttttctttacattcattcatcaaactcaacctgtgcatgcactatacataacatgatcataaacattaactcctctttggagtctcaacagtgccccaatggggtgacatcacatatattgagtttggttacataagcatcattaaaatcatgtactcaaagggattaacaacatactagggtcaagcacaactatgaaCCTCAATAgatctcattacattacatttctatactaaacttatacataactgtactcaatataacatatcaacatttatcatgtccacactagctattacatgaccatgacttcattactcttgctgacctcctagtctaccctgtacctacaaacctgggggttaagggagaggggtgagctactagagcccaatgagcagaataataaaacatagcatttaaaacatatgatatcatggaatgcatcacaacacaaacatttcacatcaaggatgaacttgtcaccacttagccctctatacagtctaattatgccaggggcgtagtgcaggcacacgtggacttccatagcataacatacatatccagtcatgccgggggcgtggtgcaggctcacccggacttccatagtctgtcatatcataccgtataagggctaatggatcattcaacattcatccacatcaacaacataatgtgcaatgcgacatattcgtgaattctaatgcaagcaccctaatgtatctcatggcattcatgatgcgtgaatcatgttaaaacgttcattatttgctttgaaaacatagagagttattccactcacctctggctagctctgacaagactcgaaagcagctatctcactgctggggtcctcggttcctcgggtccgaacctacacagggggactcaaatgagggaccaaacatctatgatcatgactctaaaatactccccaaaaaccccctaaaacacctcaaaacatccatagaaaacatgcaaaggaaggctgaacagggcactttcggcggcaggttcggcagccgaaagcccctccagaggcaaaagtcatgcaggttcggcggcaccttcggcggccgaaagtgccctccagagacgaaagtccattttcgggggtaggcttcagcagccgaaaggcttgccgcacagacaggttcggcggccgaaaatcctttcggctgccgaaaatcctttcggccgccgaaaatcctttcggccgccgaacctggtttctcccaaagggcagaaactcagctcttctctgcacactttcctcccaaaccttccaatcatgcatccaactctaccaaaacatgcatacacacatacatcaacacctaggggtctcaaactatcctaaaccccaactacaacacatcaaacatgcatatccaacacacattgcccatataatcacataaaacctaacaaagctcaactaacctaaacatgcatttctaccccatgaatcaacttaaaacttgtttaaaacatactataagctcaagatcggctcttacctcttgaagatagagagagagacgacctaaacttggagaaccaagggaaagagctcctgagtcttccaagcctcaaaacttgctttgatgctcaaaatcttcaaaacaaagtgaaaactcatgaaaatcatgaaagatttgaagaaagggactcaaaatcgatgagggacgacagagagctcaccttggccgaaaatggggagaaaagttcgcccattcggacaaggggacccttttataggtggctgaccaggccactttcgggggcctaacgtgcctccgcatgcatgccatgttcggcggccaaacctgaacttccctcacttatgccttcggcggcctaaagcactcccgaagtgcatgcatgttcggcggccgaacctgagccttcctctcaagactattttcattcaaaacttaatttctttcttgcttaaaaccataaaatacattaaaacattttatgaaaacatggttttacccttctagaggtttccgacatccgagattccaccggacggtaggaattctgataccggagtctagccgggtattacattcttccccccttaagaacattcttccccccttaagaacattcgtccccgaatgttcaccaaacaaacatgacatggcataaaacataaacattcatgcaaagcacataaaaactcaccttagaagagatgaggatattgccggagcatggactcccgtgtctcccaggtacactcttcgatgttgtggtgattccaaaggactttcaccatcgggatttccttgttccttagctttctgatttgagtgtctaggatccgtaccggctgctcaatataggtgagatcctcttggatctccacatcaggctcactaagaacctttcccgaatctgacacgaatttcctcaacatagaaacatgaaaaaccggatggattctttccattgaagcaggtaaatccagcttgtacgatacattcccaatcttctgcaagacttcgaagggtccgatgtaccgtggagctaccttacctttcttcccaaaccgaatcacccctttcatcggagacgccttgagcaataccaaatccccctcctgaaactctacttgccttctgcggatgtctgcataactcttttgcctgcttgcagcagtcttgatcctttctctgattatgggcaccactctgctggtgatctctactagctcaggccctgccaaggccttttctcctacttcttcccaacagacagacgacctgcacttccttccatacaaagcttcatatggggccatccctatgctggcatgatggctgttattataggcaaactctactaaaggtagatgctgcctccaagtaccgccaaaatccagcacacacattctgagcatatcctctattgtctggatggtcctctctgattgtccgtccgtctgaggatggaaagcagtgctaaaatccaacctggtacccatagcgttctgcagactctgccaaaacctggaggtaaactagggccctcgatcagacactatcgaaacaggaaccccatgcagcttgacaatctcatctacatacacctgcgccaacttatccacagaatagccactcctgacagggatgaagtgagcagatttggttagtctgtccacaatcacccatatggagtctaatctgttggacgccaccggtagccccaccacgaagtccatagctatattctcccatttccactctagaataggtagtgggttaagcattccagccggcttctgatgttccagcttcaccctctgacatatttcgcaggctgacacaaactgtgccacttctctcttcatagctggccaccaataaaccttcttcagatcttgatacatcttggtggctccagggtgaacactgtatctggcattatgagcctctctcataatgtctcctttcagccctacgtcatctggtacacacaatctgtttccatagcggaggatccccttgctgtcgaatctgaactcactatccttgcctgactgaacagtcctggcaatcttcactaactctgggtcctcatgctgtttctgagccacctgctctagaaatacgggtgccactctcatctgggcaactaaagcacctgtaccagacaactccaactgtagaccttcattcatgagctcgaagagcTCTCTCAcaactggcctcctctctgctgaaatatgggacaaactgccaagtgatttccggcttaaggcgtctgctacaacattcgccttacccggatggtactggatcttgcaatcgtagtcactgagcagttctacccatcttctctgcctcaaattcaaatctctctggctcaggatgtactgcaggcttttatgatctgtgaagttctcacatttaaccccataaaggtagtgcctccacatcttgagtgcaaagatcaccgctgccatctctaggtcatgtgtagggtaattcaactcgtgcttctttagctgcctagaagcataagcaatcaccctttcattctgcatcagcacacaacccaatcccacacgggacgcatcataatagactgagaagtcttcattactagatggcagagctaacactggtgctgaagtcaacctcttctttagctcctcaaagctttcctcacactggtcggtccacgcaaacctctggttcttcttagtcagtctggtcatgggagttgcaattttagagaagtcctgaatgaacctcctgtagtaacctgctaaacccaaaaagctcttgatctcagtcacagtagtgggtctaggccagtttgctacagcttccactttcttggggtctacctcgattccattttctgacaccacatgccccaagaaggagatgctcctcagccagaactcacacttggagaacttggcatacaagccatgttccctcaaggtctgcaaaaccaacctcagatgatgggcatgctcctctgcattcctggaatacactaagatatcatctataaagacaataacgaagtgatccaggtattgactgaaaactctgttcatgagatccatgaatgctgcaggggcattggttaacccgaacggcatcacaaggaactcataatgcccatatctggtcctgaatgttgtcttcgatacatcctcttctcttatccttagctgatggtaccccgatctcagatctattttggagaaacaacctgcttcggctagctggtcaaatagatcgtcgatccttggcaacgggtacttattcttggtagtgaccttgttcaactgcctgtagtcgatacaaagtctgagagatccatccttctttttcacaaatagcactggagcaccccaaggtgaggtactcggtcggatgaatcttctatctaccaactcttgcaactgttcttttaactctttcaattctgctggtgccatcctgtagggaggggtagagatcggtctagttccaggcatcagttcaatttcaaactctatctccctagcaggtggtaaacctggtagctcgtctgggaacacatataaaaactcactgactacg
Coding sequences within it:
- the LOC110630431 gene encoding probable mannitol dehydrogenase, whose protein sequence is MAKSLESQIPQQKAFGWAARDSSGILSPIHFSRRENGVEDVSVKIMYCGVCHSDLKFCRNDWGITRYPLVPGHEIVGTVTKVGNNVKKFKVGDRVSVGVMAGSCMSCEYCNQGLENYCPRIIFTYNSIDIDGTITSGGYADSIVANQHFVFHFPDGLPSDAGAPLLCAGITVYSPMKYYGMTEPGKHLGVAGLGGLGHLAVKIAKAFGLRVTVISSSPGKESEAISKLGADAFIVSSDSEKMKGATGTMDYIIDTVSAVHPLAPLLSLLKANGKLITLGLPNRPLELPVFPLVLRRRLVGGSNIGSVKETEEMLEFCAKHNITADVEVIRIDEINKAMDRLAKSDVKYRFVIDMESSSSQP
- the LOC110629212 gene encoding fasciclin-like arabinogalactan protein 19, whose amino-acid sequence is MDNLLLFFTLFILGSKTATASLTSQQLDSALFALRSRGYTLFPNAITTSDLRLLLLSLNFKFTLFSPPDPLIYSLDLSSTAPLYIRSLLRHMSPLRLSMSDLRSIRGSPYLDTLVPPNRISINKSIFTDKGTVSESLTLDGVRVSVPDIFIGTDIAVHGLEGILVAGVESNFQEEHIDRRCDPPLMSPVASWSRNSPASSPTAEVVLRGYETRSRGQRRRMGSVVIGKRIGEGFMVTSAMKGHTVILPCHLLRVLEGQANMNSA